AGAGGCCTTGGACTTAGCTGcggccttgggcttgggcttaGCTGCAGTCGTGGGCTTAGCTGCGGCCTTGGGCTCGGACTTAGGTGCGGTCTTCTTGGGCTTAGCTGcggccttgggcttgggcttaGCTGCAGTCGTGGGCTTAGCTGCGGCCTTGGGCTCGGACTTAGGTGCGGTCTTCTTGGGCTCAGCTGcggccttgggcttgggcttaGCTGCAGTCGTGGGCTTAGCTGGGGTCTTCTTTGGCTCAGATGGGGTCTGTGGCTCAGCTGGGGTCTTCTTGGGCGTAGCTGggggcttgggcttggctACGCTATTAGGTTTTGCGATTTTGGTTTGAGACTGGGGCCAGGTGTAGTCATTTGCGTCCAGCTTTTTTTTTCCGGATCCGATGTCAATGAGCCATTCTGGCATCATAAGGATAAGATCTTCCCTCTTGGCGAGCGCCGATTGGACAGTCTTACTACGCATACTAACATCAGTTACAACAATGTGAGTGGTAGTCTTGTTGACGGTTGCAACATATCTGCCGCCACATTGGTTAATAATACTCTTGAAGCTATCATGGGTATGGTTTTTGCCAAGTCTGCCACAAACGGTGATCACACAGCCGGTAAGAAGGTTCACGACTCGCTTGGTCCTGGGTGGCATTATAATGATTTAGTTGGTTCAACCCTTGATTGTCTTTTTTCAAGACACTGATGGAGAATGCGATTtatgaagatcttgaacaaTGACAAGCTCAATTTATGGGTGTTTCAGCTTCAGAAAGGCGTCGAGTATGGAGCGATGTATCATGCGCAACCGGCTTTAAAATCAATACGAGTAGGTCAAATTAAGCAATTAGAAAAGGTGTAGGTAGACTAGATCTTCCCAATTGTACCAATCTATTTCGCAAAGAGGACGATAAGTGGATGAGAAGCTACGACAAGGGATGATGTGGAAAGGAAAAGGTTCCTTCAACGCGAAGAGCAATCAAACAGACTTGAAGCGGCATTGACGtctttttaatttatagGCTTACATGAAACTTTGTATTTATAGACATCATAATGCCGGTTTATTTACAGAAACGATATCCTATAACTAGCTGCCTAGAATAACTAAACATTCGAGTTTATTTATGCTCCCTAGTTCAGAATGCACCGAACTCGAGGCTTATGTGTTGATACGCCTGAATAGTCTATAATAAGCCACTCTTTCACCAAGCAATCATGTGCTCGCCCGTGGCTTCGTCTCTTTGGGGAGTGTCAACCGTCAGTCCTTGATGACGGTTGTTAAGGCTGCAATGACGGAAAACAAAATGAAAGGAAGATTCAAAAGAGCCCAATATATTTTTCTTGACGTGAAAAGTATCATCCAAAAGCCCGGAGCGCAGTTTCTGCTTGAACCCTTCCAGAGGAGACGGCGACCTAATAGACAAGATATCACAGGCCCAGAACGTTATTATGGTGTCTTGACGCCAACTTGCATAACTTGAAGATTGGAACATGTGAAGAGCAAAGTATTGTAGCTATCTAGGATCAATATCAAAAGCTTGAGAGCGTTTTTCAAAGggaacaacaacaccaacaaggaCAAAGATGCCTAGTTCATAGATAAGGTTTGTGATCCCGAGCCAATGAGAAGGATTTGGTCGGCGGTGGGAGGAAAACGACGCCAGCAAGCCAAGATTAAGTAGCTCCGAAAATTCTGCAGCAAGGTTTCAGGGGCCTTCGCGCAAATCTCCGCATTTACCGCTTGAATGGAATTGCCATGAAGCGATGCATAGTTCGTGCATGCTCATGGCTAGGGCTGGTGAGTCGTGAAGTATGCTGGGTTCTATGGCCGACTCATGTACCTGCGAGTATTTCTTGAGTGGCACCATGAGACTGAATGCCTATTCATGTAACCAACTTCAAAACAGTGATAAATACGAGCCAAAAGGTTCTGATACGGAGATAATCTTACCCTTTTCACAGGGTGAGGCGGCCCGAAGGTTATGAATTGGAGCCCTTGTGAACCACTAATGATAAGTGGACAAAGCTGCAGGTAAACGTAACAGCAGACTTCAATCCAGTACCTTGATCCCCGTAATAATTAACACTCTGACCCGTTCAAGTCGGTGGCATACGCCCGATTCTGGCAGTACAAAATAAGCTAAGGTGCCATTCCGAAAAGGTCTTGCCAAGGAACATATTTTATTCTTCGTCAATCTTTGACCATGAAGTTCTATAACAATCTCTTTGCCTTGGCTTCCTGCCTATCTCCGGTATGCGTTGTAGCTATAACCAAAAATGTCCATGTCGACGTAGCTGTTATCGGTGGTGGCTCATCCGGCATACATGCGGCAGTCAATCTCAAAGATGCAGGCGCCGCGGTTGCCGTGATTGAGAAGAAAGATCAGATCGGAGGGCATGCCGAGACATACATCAACCCCAAGACAAAGATCCCTGCCAATATTGGTGTTGTACTTTTTGAAAACACCAACACTGTGCAAAAGTACTTAGCGCGTCTTGGAGTTGCTGTAGCAAAACACAACCCCTTCAAGGCGACTCCTTCAACTAAGATGTACGACTTTACTCTGGGTGTTCCAGTCCCTGCCCAGGATGAAGCAGAGGCTGCTGCCACTAAA
This genomic interval from Fusarium oxysporum f. sp. lycopersici 4287 chromosome 3, whole genome shotgun sequence contains the following:
- a CDS encoding hypothetical protein (At least one base has a quality score < 10); protein product: MPPRTKRVVNLLTGCVITVCGRLGKNHTHDSFKSIINQCGGRYVATVNKTTTHIVVTDVSMRSKTVQSALAKREDLILMMPEWLIDIGSGKKKLDANDYTWPQSQTKIAKPNSVAKPKPPATPKKTPAEPQTPSEPKKTPAKPTTAAKPKPKAAAKSKASKPKAAAQPKTKAKSKTSVEPLTEYDVWVDDSGLTYDAYLTQTNSVTNRDRYYRIQVRKDPESSTFKTRTEWAGVGKTPTYQVLGNGGLEDAVKEFEKKFESKSDLAWENRFAHPVPEKYKYVHHSGGDNDTTDHS